From a region of the Gossypium raimondii isolate GPD5lz chromosome 10, ASM2569854v1, whole genome shotgun sequence genome:
- the LOC105778504 gene encoding calcium-binding protein CP1 codes for MCPSERNLSRPAMEKSSSTEFRSAFEVLDVDRDGKISREDLRIFYSGFCSGKSGFDDDEMIGTMISLADSNSDGFVEYEEFERVLGLSGNKASGFGVMEDIFKVMDKDGDGRLSHEDLRSYMKWAGFSASDEDIKAMIRLGGGDGNGVSFNGLLKILALNFAT; via the coding sequence atgtgtcCATCGGAGAGAAACTTAAGTCGGCCGGCGATGGAAAAAAGTTCATCGACGGAGTTCAGGTCGGCGTTCGAGGTTCTGGACGTAGATCGCGACGGGAAGATCAGTAGAGAAGATTTGAGGATATTTTACTCCGGTTTTTGTAGCGGGAAGTCTGGGTTCGATGACGACGAGATGATTGGGACAATGATTTCGTTGGCGGATTCGAACAGCGATGGGTTCGTGGAATACGAGGAGTTCGAGCGTGTTTTAGGGTTGTCGGGAAACAAGGCGTCGGGTTTTGGGGTAATGGAAGATATTTTTAAGGTAATGGACAAAGACGGCGATGGGAGACTGAGCCATGAGGATTTGAGAAGTTACATGAAATGGGCTGGCTTTTCTGCTTCCGATGAAGATATTAAGGCAATGATCAGATTAGGCGGCGGTGATGGAAACGGTGTTTCTTTCAATGGTTTGCTTAAgattttggcccttaattttgctacCTAA
- the LOC105796864 gene encoding uncharacterized protein LOC105796864, with the protein MRRNVKKEKQTDKGDASAEPVRTKVAGEARDESADVESNQPNREEDATDRRVLRSKYLAVMTKISGGVLFGDLKNKKEMVYLCITFCIHL; encoded by the exons ATGAGGAGAAAtgtgaagaaagaaaaacaaacagaTAAGGGTGATGCATCTGCTGAACCGGTTCGAACCAAGGTGGCGGGAGAGGCCCGAGATGAGTCGGCGGATGTTGAGTCGAATCAACCGAATCGAGAAGAGGATGCGACAGATAGGAGGGTTCTTCGCTCCAAATACCTTGCCGTGATGACCAAAATAAgcg GTGGCGTCCTTTTTGGTGATCtcaagaacaaaaaagaaatggtATATTTGTGCATAACATTTTGTATACATCTGTAA